The following coding sequences are from one Arcobacter nitrofigilis DSM 7299 window:
- a CDS encoding glycosyltransferase family 9 protein, producing the protein MRINFYEIFVNLLIKNKKPARKLKQLPIDEIENILVYSNTAIGDTLFNTPVLKALKEKYPLKKVIIILNPINYILFKNNPYIDEIILYDGKWKSFFSTLSQLKKIGRIDLTLILHSNEPQATPLALLSNSKYILKIPNKSKFSIYHNNDEIGPYHDRHGIFDRIRVLEYLNIKDVNPRMELYIEKENNDEIEDFFLKNNINKDKDFLIGFQIGASTISRMWFEERWIELGKKLLNSGKDVKIIITGSPSENKLTTKVFNSLNDERVFNLAGKFNLISAAALIGMLDVFITPDTGPLHIAASLKVPTVTLFAAAKWYVSNPCFDQDIHLYVQKDRTCEPCVGKNCKFQECMLQISADEVFDKVCTLSKLK; encoded by the coding sequence ATGAGAATTAATTTTTATGAAATTTTTGTTAATTTGTTAATAAAAAATAAAAAGCCAGCAAGAAAGTTGAAACAATTACCAATTGATGAAATAGAAAATATATTAGTCTATTCAAATACGGCAATAGGAGATACATTATTTAATACACCAGTTTTAAAAGCATTAAAAGAAAAATATCCTTTAAAAAAAGTTATTATTATTTTAAATCCAATTAATTATATATTATTTAAAAACAATCCATATATAGATGAAATTATATTATATGATGGAAAATGGAAATCTTTTTTTTCAACTTTGTCTCAATTGAAAAAGATTGGCAGAATTGATTTAACCTTGATACTTCACTCAAATGAACCTCAGGCTACTCCTTTGGCATTATTGTCAAATTCAAAATATATTTTAAAAATCCCTAATAAATCAAAATTTAGTATTTATCATAATAATGATGAAATTGGTCCATATCATGACAGACATGGTATTTTTGATAGAATTAGGGTTTTAGAGTATTTAAATATAAAAGATGTAAATCCTAGAATGGAGCTTTATATTGAAAAAGAGAACAATGATGAAATAGAAGACTTTTTTTTGAAAAATAATATTAATAAAGATAAAGACTTTTTAATCGGTTTTCAAATAGGAGCTTCAACTATTAGTAGAATGTGGTTTGAAGAAAGATGGATAGAATTAGGTAAAAAATTATTGAATTCAGGAAAAGATGTTAAAATAATTATTACGGGCTCTCCATCTGAAAATAAATTGACAACAAAAGTTTTTAATAGTTTAAATGATGAGCGAGTTTTTAATTTAGCAGGAAAATTTAATTTAATAAGTGCCGCTGCATTAATTGGTATGCTAGATGTTTTTATTACGCCTGACACTGGTCCATTGCATATTGCTGCTTCTTTAAAAGTTCCAACAGTAACTCTTTTTGCTGCTGCAAAATGGTATGTATCAAATCCATGCTTTGATCAAGATATTCATTTATATGTTCAAAAAGATAGAACTTGTGAACCATGTGTTGGTAAAAATTGTAAGTTTCAAGAATGTATGTTACAAATTAGTGCTGACGAAGTGTTTGATAAAGTTTGCACATTAAGTAAATTAAAATAA
- a CDS encoding glycosyltransferase, which yields MNKKLSIYYKLNNVLIEELLKDENISLYKKQSIFQKLTFKAKTYPDVYFHNGPLDEEAIEMIENAKKIIVNSYTMKIEIIKTCDITNDKVEVIYPTITSTYLKPKDSKEIVSQEFNFDKKDKIILFHSKNLLKNGALEFLDILASLSNDNYKAIIAGSKNQIYSLKFKFTKYNLDDKVIFIDDYKNIDLLYSAADIFILPTYVKAFSSNVLRAMFYKTAVFVSANSASKEVIDIFSTMDSPTDRSMQFKVEALLSNKGELKTIKKTNKESCSEFLFDAQFRRLKDIVLNI from the coding sequence ATGAATAAAAAATTATCTATTTATTATAAATTAAATAATGTACTTATTGAAGAACTTCTAAAAGATGAAAATATAAGTCTATATAAAAAACAATCTATTTTTCAAAAGCTTACTTTCAAGGCTAAAACTTATCCTGATGTTTATTTTCATAATGGTCCTTTAGATGAAGAAGCTATTGAGATGATTGAAAATGCTAAAAAAATTATAGTTAACTCTTATACTATGAAAATTGAGATAATAAAAACTTGCGATATTACAAATGATAAAGTAGAGGTTATTTATCCAACTATTACATCTACTTATCTTAAACCAAAAGATTCAAAAGAGATTGTATCTCAAGAGTTTAATTTTGATAAAAAAGATAAAATTATTCTTTTTCATTCTAAAAATTTGTTGAAAAATGGTGCTTTAGAATTCCTAGATATTCTAGCTTCTTTAAGTAATGATAACTATAAAGCAATAATTGCTGGAAGCAAAAATCAAATTTATTCATTAAAGTTTAAATTTACAAAGTACAATTTAGATGATAAAGTTATATTCATAGATGATTATAAAAATATTGATTTATTATATAGTGCTGCTGACATTTTTATTTTGCCTACATATGTAAAAGCTTTTTCATCTAATGTTTTAAGAGCTATGTTTTATAAAACAGCTGTTTTTGTAAGTGCTAATAGTGCCTCTAAAGAAGTTATTGATATCTTTTCGACTATGGATTCTCCAACAGATAGATCAATGCAATTTAAAGTTGAAGCTTTATTATCAAATAAAGGTGAACTAAAAACTATCAAAAAAACTAATAAAGAGAGTTGTTCGGAGTTTTTATTTGATGCTCAATTTCGAAGATTAAAAGATATAGTTTTAAATATTTAA
- a CDS encoding glycosyltransferase family 9 protein: protein MINIKDKKILLIRNDNVGDLICTTPAIEALKKRYPNNQIDIVVNSYNFDAIYNNPFIDKIYCYTKPKHKKSFFDKLKAGLGKLKILLDIKKENYEVVIVFRSGYSKSAELFSNITKAKYKIGVKNPKGKDNFTIHIEADHSKNEVEFCFDCLKEFGVNYLDEKTRYFIEEKLTNKYLEYKDYILFHISSRINENRYDKEKFKQVFDELIGYKILVSAEPDDFESAIWLEQNTKAKFIKTKSLQDLGGLIKNVKLFVTLDGGAMHLGPAVGTKTISISGKTNMDKWYPWGYKNLVIQDESKIANNIHKNRIVKVIDEN from the coding sequence GTGATAAATATTAAAGATAAAAAAATACTTCTTATTCGTAATGATAATGTAGGTGATTTAATTTGCACAACTCCAGCAATTGAAGCATTAAAAAAACGATATCCAAATAATCAGATTGATATTGTTGTTAATTCTTATAATTTCGATGCTATTTATAATAATCCTTTTATAGATAAAATATATTGTTATACAAAACCGAAACATAAAAAAAGTTTTTTTGATAAATTAAAAGCTGGACTTGGAAAACTAAAAATCTTACTTGATATTAAAAAAGAAAATTATGAAGTAGTAATTGTTTTTAGAAGTGGATATTCTAAGTCTGCTGAACTTTTTTCTAATATTACAAAAGCCAAATATAAAATTGGAGTAAAAAATCCAAAAGGAAAAGATAATTTTACAATTCATATTGAAGCAGATCATAGTAAAAATGAAGTTGAATTTTGTTTTGATTGCTTAAAAGAATTTGGTGTGAATTATTTGGATGAGAAAACTAGATATTTTATTGAAGAAAAATTAACTAATAAATATTTAGAATATAAAGATTATATTTTATTTCATATCTCTTCAAGAATCAATGAAAATAGATATGATAAAGAGAAATTTAAACAAGTCTTTGATGAACTTATAGGTTATAAAATTTTAGTAAGTGCAGAACCTGATGATTTTGAATCTGCAATTTGGTTAGAACAAAATACTAAAGCAAAATTTATTAAAACAAAATCTTTACAAGATTTAGGTGGATTGATTAAAAATGTTAAATTATTTGTTACATTAGATGGTGGAGCTATGCATTTAGGTCCAGCAGTTGGCACTAAAACAATATCAATAAGTGGTAAAACAAATATGGATAAATGGTATCCTTGGGGATATAAAAATTTAGTAATTCAAGATGAGAGTAAGATAGCTAATAATATTCATAAGAATAGAATTGTAAAGGTTATAGATGAGAATTAA
- a CDS encoding glycosyltransferase family 4 protein: MLQKKRGFLSIPLILDYIKIIRNEFINIVHLNTLTSYYKYPALAAKFLNKKVVWFVRENPEEKRCVKLSKYINNYSNKIVTVSYDTANHMYYANKDKLITIHNGINIDFNENINIENSYKILKLNNSFKYITTIASIEGRKGILELVESFYLIHKNINNNLKLLIVGKDRTENKTYLNKIKNKILEYNLEENIILYGESNKIKEIMSISEIFILNAYWEGLSRVLLEAMICNKPILASSNGGNKEQVIDGFNGFTFNAGDYKELAKLIVKILNSDLKAFGENSKKLVIEKFNIERTTQKIESLYNSLL; the protein is encoded by the coding sequence ATGTTGCAAAAAAAAAGGGGTTTTCTTTCTATTCCTTTAATTTTGGATTATATTAAAATAATAAGAAATGAATTTATTAATATTGTTCATTTGAATACACTTACTTCATATTATAAATATCCAGCCCTAGCAGCGAAATTTTTAAATAAAAAAGTAGTTTGGTTTGTACGAGAAAATCCAGAAGAAAAAAGATGTGTTAAGTTATCAAAATATATAAATAATTATTCAAATAAAATTGTAACAGTTTCTTACGATACTGCAAATCATATGTATTATGCAAATAAAGATAAATTAATAACTATTCATAATGGAATAAATATTGATTTTAATGAGAATATTAATATTGAAAATTCATATAAAATACTAAAATTAAATAATAGCTTTAAGTATATTACTACAATTGCTTCTATTGAGGGAAGAAAAGGGATATTAGAATTAGTTGAAAGTTTTTATTTAATACATAAAAATATAAATAATAATTTAAAACTTTTAATTGTTGGTAAAGATAGGACTGAAAATAAAACCTACTTAAATAAAATTAAAAATAAGATTTTAGAATATAATCTTGAAGAAAATATTATTTTGTATGGTGAAAGTAATAAAATAAAAGAAATTATGTCAATCTCTGAAATATTTATTCTTAATGCATATTGGGAAGGTTTGTCTAGAGTATTACTAGAAGCAATGATTTGCAATAAGCCAATATTAGCTAGTTCTAATGGAGGAAATAAAGAACAAGTTATTGATGGATTCAATGGATTTACATTCAATGCTGGCGATTATAAAGAATTAGCAAAATTAATAGTAAAAATTTTAAATTCAGATTTAAAAGCTTTTGGTGAAAATTCAAAAAAACTAGTAATAGAAAAGTTTAATATAGAAAGAACTACTCAAAAAATTGAGTCACTTTATAATTCTTTATTATAA
- a CDS encoding O-antigen ligase family protein → MKYNFFNHTLFYHFVSYSLFCYLFVLPIPHTNSLRYLFFSLLLLSSVFLYYKNKFFLFGIFKTKDFKFIKYLYILLTTWLILGAAFISENPHYSFSEINGQWINPFLSFFMGFVLLISVHNINNKVFNKKDLLYIILLALLIHIIYINLFEFRYFIDNKTIVTRISGLAEGPDRANMLTNTLLSLLMVEVIYRFRKKDKILPINNFLLTIFLVMTILSSAFEGMRNGVVALLFLTTSSIFFIFYKKNINKKIKLLISILLLLFLSLPFAYNIQHDKRWNSLIETIPIALDIDNNLYWLDKLKYKVPKLKNGEPVNDSNYSRIAWFKAGLLMSIKDPMGIGYQRNSFEVALKNNYGSNHANSHAHSSLIEWLLAMGYIGVILCIMILFYIIFLCIKYFIKYESYFSIFLFFTMVGTASRAVVDTNMRDHMFLTFMFIVGLSLAGMYFDKKKFNINPCE, encoded by the coding sequence TTGAAATATAATTTTTTTAATCATACATTATTTTACCATTTTGTTTCTTATAGTTTATTTTGTTATTTATTTGTTCTTCCAATACCTCATACAAATTCTCTAAGGTATTTATTTTTTTCTTTACTACTTTTGAGCAGTGTTTTTTTATATTATAAGAATAAATTTTTTCTTTTTGGAATTTTTAAAACTAAGGATTTTAAATTTATTAAATATTTATACATTTTATTAACTACTTGGCTTATTCTTGGCGCTGCATTTATTAGTGAAAATCCTCATTATTCATTTAGTGAGATAAATGGACAGTGGATAAATCCTTTTTTATCATTTTTTATGGGATTTGTATTACTTATAAGCGTGCATAATATAAATAATAAGGTTTTTAACAAAAAAGATTTACTTTATATTATCTTATTAGCATTATTAATACATATCATATATATAAATTTATTTGAATTTAGATATTTTATTGATAACAAGACAATAGTAACAAGAATTAGTGGATTAGCAGAGGGACCAGATAGAGCTAATATGCTTACTAATACTTTGTTGAGTTTATTGATGGTAGAAGTTATATATAGATTTAGGAAAAAGGATAAGATTTTACCTATTAATAATTTTCTATTAACAATATTTCTAGTTATGACTATTTTAAGTTCTGCATTTGAAGGTATGAGAAATGGCGTTGTAGCTTTACTTTTTTTAACTACATCATCTATATTCTTTATTTTCTACAAAAAGAATATAAATAAAAAAATTAAGCTATTAATTTCCATATTACTTTTATTATTTCTATCATTACCTTTTGCTTATAATATACAACATGATAAAAGATGGAATAGTTTAATTGAAACAATACCAATAGCTTTAGATATAGATAATAATCTTTATTGGTTAGATAAATTAAAATATAAAGTGCCAAAATTAAAAAATGGTGAGCCTGTTAATGATTCAAATTATTCTAGAATTGCTTGGTTTAAAGCTGGATTATTAATGTCAATAAAAGATCCAATGGGAATTGGTTATCAACGAAATAGTTTCGAAGTAGCTTTAAAGAACAACTATGGATCCAATCATGCAAATTCTCATGCACATAGTAGTTTAATAGAATGGTTATTAGCCATGGGATATATTGGTGTTATTTTGTGCATAATGATTCTTTTTTATATTATATTCTTATGCATAAAGTATTTTATAAAGTATGAAAGTTATTTCTCAATATTTTTATTCTTTACTATGGTTGGTACGGCATCACGTGCTGTCGTTGATACTAATATGAGAGATCACATGTTTCTAACTTTTATGTTTATTGTTGGACTTTCTTTAGCAGGAATGTATTTTGATAAAAAAAAATTTAATATTAATCCGTGCGAATAA
- a CDS encoding glycosyltransferase family 4 protein, whose product MIKKNLILIRANKTKFGGAEVYLSRLSSALKDLNIEHELVHSSIPKFLPSWLRVLLFNNQVCQNKKNDFYFSLERISCPDIYRAGDGVHKVFLSIEKKSKINLLHKVYLFLEKKCFINSKKIIANSHMIKKEIIDTYNISSSKIEVIYNGINLVKPDFGKSYEKLSKEFDIKNDEKILLYVGSGFKRKGVEEFLEIFSKVQNPRSRAFIVGKEKKISYYKNLAKDLGIVEKVIFTGPRSDVADFYTISDIFLFPTRYEPFSNVILEAMSFSNVVITTKQNGAHEILEDEFIMNNSKDYSIVEIIDELLENQEKMDKIKAQNLEIVKNFSIEKNVEQTLKVINEVIN is encoded by the coding sequence TTGATAAAAAAAAATTTAATATTAATCCGTGCGAATAAAACAAAATTTGGAGGGGCAGAAGTTTATCTTTCTAGATTATCTTCTGCTTTAAAAGATTTAAATATAGAACATGAATTAGTTCACTCTTCTATTCCAAAATTTTTGCCTTCATGGCTTAGAGTACTTTTATTTAATAATCAAGTATGTCAAAATAAAAAAAATGATTTTTATTTCTCATTGGAGAGAATCTCTTGTCCTGATATTTATCGGGCTGGGGATGGTGTTCATAAGGTTTTTCTTTCTATTGAAAAAAAATCAAAAATAAATTTACTTCATAAAGTCTATTTATTTTTAGAAAAAAAATGTTTTATAAATTCAAAAAAGATTATTGCAAATTCTCATATGATAAAAAAAGAGATAATTGATACTTATAATATCTCTTCTTCAAAGATTGAAGTTATTTATAATGGAATCAATTTGGTAAAACCAGATTTTGGGAAGTCATATGAAAAACTTTCAAAAGAGTTTGATATAAAAAATGATGAAAAGATTTTACTTTATGTTGGAAGTGGGTTTAAAAGAAAAGGGGTGGAAGAATTTCTTGAAATATTTTCAAAAGTTCAAAATCCAAGGTCTAGAGCATTTATTGTTGGTAAAGAAAAAAAGATATCTTATTACAAAAACTTGGCGAAAGATTTGGGAATAGTTGAAAAAGTGATTTTCACAGGTCCACGAAGTGATGTGGCTGATTTTTATACAATAAGTGATATATTTCTGTTTCCAACTAGATATGAACCTTTTTCAAATGTTATTCTTGAAGCAATGAGTTTTTCAAATGTAGTAATTACAACAAAACAAAATGGTGCCCATGAAATTTTAGAAGATGAATTTATTATGAATAATTCAAAGGACTATTCAATAGTTGAAATAATAGATGAATTATTAGAAAACCAAGAAAAAATGGATAAAATAAAAGCTCAAAATTTAGAGATAGTAAAAAACTTCTCAATTGAAAAAAATGTTGAACAAACTTTGAAAGTGATAAATGAAGTTATTAATTGA
- the rpmB gene encoding 50S ribosomal protein L28, producing the protein MSRRCAISGKGPMSGNNVSHAKNRTKRRFLPNLRTVRVTLDDGTTQKIKISAKELRTLKKNS; encoded by the coding sequence ATGTCAAGAAGATGTGCAATATCTGGAAAAGGACCTATGTCTGGAAACAACGTAAGTCATGCTAAAAACAGAACAAAAAGAAGATTTTTACCTAACTTAAGAACTGTAAGAGTTACTTTAGATGATGGTACTACACAAAAGATTAAAATATCGGCAAAAGAGTTAAGAACTCTTAAGAAAAACTCATAA
- a CDS encoding acyltransferase produces MNKIFTNLKFSKNVDIRRNVSFYGKGSLIIGENSFINEECFLDLSSELIIGKNVAIGMRTMILSSSHYIGKEKRCGKVKRKKTIIKDNSWIGAGVVVYPGVTIGKGSIVSAGEIVRSDLDNGMLLVNGKATKIY; encoded by the coding sequence TTGAATAAAATATTTACAAATCTTAAATTTTCTAAAAATGTGGATATAAGAAGAAATGTTTCTTTTTATGGTAAAGGTAGTTTAATAATTGGTGAGAATAGTTTTATAAATGAAGAGTGCTTTTTAGATTTATCATCTGAGTTAATTATTGGAAAAAATGTTGCAATTGGAATGAGAACAATGATTTTAAGCTCATCTCATTATATAGGTAAAGAAAAAAGATGTGGTAAGGTAAAACGGAAGAAAACAATAATCAAAGATAATTCTTGGATAGGTGCAGGAGTTGTTGTTTATCCAGGAGTAACAATTGGAAAAGGATCTATAGTCTCAGCAGGTGAAATTGTAAGAAGCGATTTAGATAATGGCATGTTATTAGTTAATGGTAAAGCTACTAAGATATATTAA
- a CDS encoding glycosyltransferase family 9 protein, which translates to MKLLIEIPTWLGDAIMATPAIENLLNHYPKASVTILGSFVATSVFKNHPRVNTIVIDETKKKKNRYVALYKLSKEIGKFDISVSFRSSFSTKLFLFFVGSPKRFRYKKIKKHMHQVLKYNDFINKILKQKNEVGDLKLYYKPFEYKKPTLGINPGATYGSAKRWYPAEFAKVAINLASKYDIVIFGGPGEVDIARDIEELLKNSGISNYQNLAGKTTVSELIEKIAGLDIFITNDSGPMHIAAAFKVQTYSIFGPTRYKETNQWNNPNEHIITKNLDCAPCMKRVCPLGHHDCMKLIKAEDVLKVINE; encoded by the coding sequence ATGAAGTTATTAATTGAAATACCAACTTGGCTTGGTGATGCTATTATGGCAACTCCTGCTATTGAAAATCTTTTAAATCATTATCCCAAGGCTAGTGTTACTATTTTGGGTTCTTTTGTTGCTACATCAGTTTTTAAAAACCATCCAAGAGTTAATACTATAGTTATAGATGAAACAAAGAAGAAAAAAAATCGTTATGTGGCATTATATAAGTTATCAAAAGAGATTGGTAAGTTTGATATATCTGTTAGCTTTCGAAGTTCTTTTTCTACAAAGTTATTTTTATTTTTTGTGGGCTCACCTAAAAGATTTAGATATAAAAAAATAAAAAAGCATATGCATCAAGTTTTAAAATATAATGACTTTATAAATAAAATTCTAAAACAAAAAAATGAAGTAGGGGATTTAAAACTTTATTATAAACCCTTTGAATATAAAAAACCAACTTTAGGAATAAATCCAGGTGCAACTTATGGAAGTGCAAAAAGATGGTATCCTGCGGAGTTTGCAAAGGTAGCCATAAATTTAGCTTCAAAATATGACATTGTTATTTTTGGAGGTCCTGGTGAAGTTGATATTGCGAGAGATATTGAAGAGTTATTAAAGAATAGTGGAATATCAAACTATCAAAATCTAGCTGGCAAAACTACAGTTTCTGAATTAATTGAAAAAATTGCAGGATTAGATATTTTTATTACAAATGATTCTGGACCTATGCATATTGCCGCAGCTTTCAAAGTACAAACATATAGTATTTTTGGACCTACAAGATACAAAGAAACAAATCAATGGAATAATCCAAATGAACACATTATTACTAAAAACTTAGATTGTGCCCCTTGCATGAAAAGGGTATGTCCACTAGGTCATCATGATTGTATGAAACTAATCAAAGCAGAAGATGTATTAAAGGTGATAAATGAATAA
- a CDS encoding glycosyltransferase family 9 protein has product MSLFRKSAVSNNLIIQTAKIGDYVNTSIMFDAIKNTDLIIDKINSSFALYDTRIKDVYFINDYKNNFFKKLTLAFIIFKNNYDNVYIVMPNSFNLFLGKMSFSKNKVTLSTYSNKWYTKILSLGIKKIIHTINDLTLDSYLKLINQNYTHKEFKKIIQLPLLESKYNLIGKNKFNIGISLTAGNKLKTIDIKTWIKIFNIIEKLNHTIFIFGLDSEEKELNELKKAYNLDKLNMISLLGKIPLEELPSTISKMNLYISSDTGNSYIADTFDIPLINFAGPCYMKEQCPIGKNALIIESNSPYVPYSFIFKAPYSGNTKDLYVITKQQERLIEEFIIKNYKVTQFFE; this is encoded by the coding sequence ATGTCACTTTTTAGGAAATCAGCTGTATCAAATAATCTTATTATTCAAACAGCTAAAATTGGTGATTATGTCAATACTTCTATTATGTTTGATGCAATAAAGAATACTGATTTAATTATTGATAAAATAAATTCTTCATTTGCATTATATGACACAAGAATAAAAGATGTCTACTTTATTAACGATTATAAAAATAACTTTTTTAAAAAGTTAACACTTGCCTTTATTATTTTTAAAAATAATTACGATAATGTATATATTGTTATGCCGAATAGCTTTAATTTGTTCTTAGGAAAAATGAGTTTTTCAAAAAACAAAGTCACATTATCTACTTATTCTAATAAGTGGTATACGAAAATCTTATCACTTGGCATAAAAAAAATCATACATACAATTAATGATTTAACTTTAGATTCTTATTTAAAATTAATTAATCAAAATTACACGCATAAAGAGTTTAAAAAAATAATTCAACTACCTTTATTAGAATCAAAATATAACTTAATCGGTAAAAACAAATTTAACATAGGAATAAGTTTAACAGCAGGGAATAAATTAAAAACCATTGACATAAAAACTTGGATTAAAATATTTAATATTATAGAAAAATTAAATCATACCATTTTTATTTTTGGACTAGACTCTGAAGAAAAAGAATTAAATGAACTTAAAAAAGCATACAATCTAGATAAATTAAATATGATTTCATTATTAGGTAAAATACCTTTAGAAGAGCTACCATCAACTATTTCAAAAATGAATCTTTATATTTCAAGTGATACAGGGAATAGTTACATTGCTGATACATTTGACATCCCTTTAATAAACTTTGCAGGTCCATGTTATATGAAAGAACAATGTCCTATTGGTAAAAATGCATTAATTATTGAATCAAATTCTCCTTATGTACCTTATTCATTTATATTTAAAGCACCATATAGTGGAAACACAAAAGACCTATATGTCATAACTAAACAACAAGAAAGGTTAATTGAAGAATTTATAATAAAGAATTATAAAGTGACTCAATTTTTTGAGTAG
- a CDS encoding potassium channel family protein, with protein sequence MSIFHKLKKSLGWELRSSKPEYDLNPLIYQQLKPFRVPLVLVQLLMMIGTVGYVLIDGFPILDAIYQTGITFTTVGFGEVAPISDAGRFFTVTLIIIGFALFTLSIAVLIEAIIKGNLIELYKERNMLYKIARLRRHFVIFHHNEYTIQLARQFRENHVPFVVVDPREDMEEIANEYHYPYYVCEESFTEKAFLKSHLSSAKGVITLSRNISDNITLIASVRLYEKELGRNKPFLIISNAETQHDKERLKKLGADKVVASPSLMAKRVSAMAVRPDMENVLEEFLYKPDTPIDMEEVLVKEDSWLVSRQLKDIHLRDRYKVSVIGITEKRGRFIQMPKGTIIIEGNCKLLLVGNQKGIAKAKILVNQKYMPEECTK encoded by the coding sequence ATGAGCATCTTTCATAAATTAAAAAAGTCCCTTGGCTGGGAACTTAGATCTTCTAAACCTGAATACGACCTTAACCCTTTAATATACCAACAACTAAAACCTTTTAGAGTACCATTAGTACTAGTACAACTATTGATGATGATTGGAACAGTTGGATATGTTCTTATTGATGGTTTCCCAATTTTAGATGCTATTTATCAAACAGGTATTACCTTTACAACAGTTGGTTTTGGAGAAGTTGCTCCTATTTCAGATGCAGGTAGATTTTTTACTGTCACACTTATTATTATCGGGTTCGCTTTGTTTACCCTTTCAATTGCTGTACTTATTGAAGCAATTATAAAAGGTAACCTAATTGAACTATATAAGGAAAGAAACATGCTTTATAAAATTGCAAGACTTCGTAGACATTTTGTAATATTTCATCATAATGAATATACAATTCAATTAGCAAGACAATTTAGAGAAAATCATGTACCTTTTGTAGTTGTTGATCCACGAGAGGATATGGAGGAGATAGCAAATGAATATCACTACCCATATTATGTATGCGAAGAATCATTTACTGAAAAAGCATTCTTAAAATCTCACTTATCATCTGCAAAAGGTGTTATAACTTTATCAAGAAATATTTCTGATAATATTACTTTAATTGCTTCTGTAAGACTTTATGAAAAAGAGTTAGGACGAAATAAACCATTTTTGATTATCTCAAATGCTGAGACTCAACATGATAAAGAGAGACTTAAAAAACTTGGAGCTGATAAAGTTGTTGCTTCTCCATCTTTGATGGCAAAAAGAGTTTCAGCAATGGCTGTTCGTCCTGATATGGAAAATGTACTTGAAGAGTTTTTATATAAACCAGATACTCCAATTGATATGGAAGAGGTACTTGTAAAAGAAGATTCTTGGTTAGTATCTAGACAATTAAAAGATATTCATCTAAGGGATAGGTATAAAGTTTCTGTAATAGGAATTACAGAAAAAAGAGGAAGATTTATTCAAATGCCTAAGGGAACTATTATTATAGAAGGTAATTGTAAATTACTTTTAGTAGGGAATCAAAAAGGTATAGCAAAAGCTAAAATATTAGTCAATCAAAAATATATGCCAGAGGAGTGTACAAAATAA